From the genome of Suricata suricatta isolate VVHF042 chromosome 3, meerkat_22Aug2017_6uvM2_HiC, whole genome shotgun sequence, one region includes:
- the FASTKD2 gene encoding FAST kinase domain-containing protein 2, mitochondrial isoform X1: MINRASSFLWNLGQFSTFVPTSRTMRLYPLGFSRLKVVFSNNSNQRNLLSDFGNRVQPSIRYLFQDALIFKSRDFKTRGISTETVLTVNKVLCPRRLSFDSKRSLVSDDGLKINFHLEASSEDVLTKETKPTPVNYRKLAQECSSLSDVLDTFSEAPTFPSSNYVSAMWTVAKRLSEDQKRAEKQLMFNHPAFSQLCEQMMREAKIMHCDHLLFSLLAVVKLGIPQNTRLVQTLLRVVQERINECDEKCLSVLSTILEAMEPCKNVDALRAGVWILADQQVWKIERVFTLQAVMKCVGKGAPIALKRKLEMKALRELDRFSDLNSQHMFEALAAMNHRSVTLLNECSKMVLGNIHGCPFRVLISILQACRDLRYRNVDLFKGIADYVAATIDIWKLKQVLFLLILLENLGFRHTDLMDLFMKKVIDDPASLNMKSIISILHVYSSLNHFHKCQTQELQEALASSLTGYLHHISSENLLNAVCSFCLMNHFPLALINQLLQKDIINELLTSGDIERNTHKLRVLAACLKLDISCHKAGDLALPPLPSTPFYSNAKVADALSSLLGEGCFLKNVQLPHNYHIDFEVRMDVNRSQVLPFSSVDVVPAAADIQRVALLCVPRSAYCLDLTHPKGFLAMKMRHLKVMGFHVILVHNWEIEKLEMKDIVTFLKTELYSAEVFPTTDVNLQSAC; encoded by the exons ATGATTAACAGAGCAAGTTCCTTTTTATGGAACCTCGGACAATTTAGTACTTTTGTTCCAACAAGCAGAACTATGAGGCTATATCCTTTGGGATTTTCCAGACTAAAAGTTGTTTTTTCAAACAATTCAAACCAGAGAAACCTCTTAAGTGACTTTGGCAATAGGGTGCAGCCATCTATTAGATATCTTTTTCAGGAtgccttaatttttaaatcaagagattttaaaacaaggGGCATAAGCACTGAAACAGTCCTTACAGTTAACAAAGTGCTTTGTCCTAGAAGACTGTCCTTTGATTCAAAACGCTCTCTTGTCTCTGACGATGGATTGAAGATAAACTTTCATCTTGAGGCCTCCAGTGAAGATGTTCTCACCAAGGAAACAAAACCGACCCCTGTCAACTATAGAAAACTGGCTCAGGAGTGTAGTTCTCTGAGTGATGTGTTAGATACATTTTCAGAAGCACCTACTTTTCCCAGTAGTAACTATGTTTCAGCCATGTGGACAGTTGCCAAGAGGCTGTCTGAGGACCAGAAGCGCGCTGAGAAACAACTGATGTTTAACCACCCTGCGTTTAGCCAGCTGTGCGAACAAATGATGAGAGAAGCCAAGATCATGCACTGTGACCACCTGCTGTTCAGTCTTCTTGCTGTAGTGAAGCTGGGAATTCCTCAGAACACTCGGCTCGTACAGACTTTGCTCAGGGTGGTCCAG gAACGTATCAATGAGTGTGATGAGAAATGTCTTTCAGTTTTGTCAACTATTTTAGAGGCAATGGAGCCATGCAAGAATGTGGATGCTCTTCGAGCAGGAGTGTG GATACTAGCTGATCAGCAAGTCTGGAAAATTGAACGTGTTTTCACATTACAAGCTGTGATGAAATGTGTTGGAAAAGGTGCACCAATTGCTCTTAAAAGGAAACTGGAG atgaAAGCCTTGCGAGAATTAGACAGATTTTCCGATTTGAACAGCCAGCACATGTTTGAGGCCCTAGCTGCCATGAACCACCGCTCCGTTACACTTCTGAATGAATGCAGTAAGATGGTCCTAG GCAATATCCATGGGTGTCCTTTTAGAGTATTGATCAGCATATTGCAGGCATGCAGAGACCTCCGCTACCGGAATGTAGATCTTTTTAAGGGAATAGCAGATTATGTGGCTGCCACTATTGACATCTGGAAGTTAAAACAA gttctctttctcctcattttactTGAAAACCTTGGCTTCCGACATACTGACTTGATGGACTTGTTCATGAAGAAAGTGATAGATGATCCTGCCTCTCTAAACATGAAAAGCATTATCTCTATCCTTCATGTGTATTCGTCTCTCAATCACTTCCACAAATGCCAGACCCAAGA GTTACAGGAAGCTCTGGCTAGTTCCCTGACTGGTTATCTTCACCACATCTCTTCTGAAAACCTGTTGAATGCTGTGTGTTCATTTTGCTTGATGAACCATTTTCCCCTGGCCCTTATCAATCAGCTTCTCCAGAAGGACATCATCAATGAGCTGCTGACCTCAG gtGACATAGAGAGGAACACTCACAAGCTTCGTGTTTTGGCTGCTTGCCTAAAACTTGATATTTCTTGTCACAAGGCCGGAGACTTGGCGCTGCCGCCGCTGCCTTCCACCCCGTTTTATTCAAATGCGAAGGTGGCAGACGCGCTAAGTAGCCTTCTGGGAGAAGGATGCTTCCTAAAAAACGTACAGTTGCCGCATAATTATCATATCG attttgaaGTCAGAATGGATGTTAACAGGAGTCAAGTGCTTCCGTTCTCCAGTGTGGACGTGGTACCGGCTGCTGCAGATATTCAAAG AGTAGCTCTGCTGTGTGTTCCTAGATCTGCTTACTGTTTGGATTTAACCCACCCCAAAGGATTCCTTGCTATGAAAATGCGGCATTTGAAAGTAATGGGTTTTCACGTAATCttg GTGCATAATTGGGAGATAGAAAAACTGGAGATGAAGGATATAGTCACATTTCTGAAGACCGAACTCTATTCAGCTGAAGTCTTTCCTACAACTGATGTAAATCTGCAAAGCGCGTGTTGA
- the FASTKD2 gene encoding FAST kinase domain-containing protein 2, mitochondrial isoform X4 yields MINRASSFLWNLGQFSTFVPTSRTMRLYPLGFSRLKVVFSNNSNQRNLLSDFGNRVQPSIRYLFQDALIFKSRDFKTRGISTETVLTVNKVLCPRRLSFDSKRSLVSDDGLKINFHLEASSEDVLTKETKPTPVNYRKLAQECSSLSDVLDTFSEAPTFPSSNYVSAMWTVAKRLSEDQKRAEKQLMFNHPAFSQLCEQMMREAKIMHCDHLLFSLLAVVKLGIPQNTRLVQTLLRVVQERINECDEKCLSVLSTILEAMEPCKNVDALRAGVWILADQQVWKIERVFTLQAVMKCVGKGAPIALKRKLEMKALRELDRFSDLNSQHMFEALAAMNHRSVTLLNECSKMVLGNIHGCPFRVLISILQACRDLRYRNVDLFKGIADYVAATIDIWKLKQVLFLLILLENLGFRHTDLMDLFMKKVIDDPASLNMKSIISILHVYSSLNHFHKCQTQELQEALASSLTGYLHHISSENLLNAVCSFCLMNHFPLALINQLLQKDIINELLTSGDIERNTHKLRVLAACLKLDISCHKAGDLALPPLPSTPFYSNAKVADALSSLLGEGCFLKNVQLPHNYHIDFEVRMDVNRSQVLPFSSVDVVPAAADIQRLLACIHSSSAVCS; encoded by the exons ATGATTAACAGAGCAAGTTCCTTTTTATGGAACCTCGGACAATTTAGTACTTTTGTTCCAACAAGCAGAACTATGAGGCTATATCCTTTGGGATTTTCCAGACTAAAAGTTGTTTTTTCAAACAATTCAAACCAGAGAAACCTCTTAAGTGACTTTGGCAATAGGGTGCAGCCATCTATTAGATATCTTTTTCAGGAtgccttaatttttaaatcaagagattttaaaacaaggGGCATAAGCACTGAAACAGTCCTTACAGTTAACAAAGTGCTTTGTCCTAGAAGACTGTCCTTTGATTCAAAACGCTCTCTTGTCTCTGACGATGGATTGAAGATAAACTTTCATCTTGAGGCCTCCAGTGAAGATGTTCTCACCAAGGAAACAAAACCGACCCCTGTCAACTATAGAAAACTGGCTCAGGAGTGTAGTTCTCTGAGTGATGTGTTAGATACATTTTCAGAAGCACCTACTTTTCCCAGTAGTAACTATGTTTCAGCCATGTGGACAGTTGCCAAGAGGCTGTCTGAGGACCAGAAGCGCGCTGAGAAACAACTGATGTTTAACCACCCTGCGTTTAGCCAGCTGTGCGAACAAATGATGAGAGAAGCCAAGATCATGCACTGTGACCACCTGCTGTTCAGTCTTCTTGCTGTAGTGAAGCTGGGAATTCCTCAGAACACTCGGCTCGTACAGACTTTGCTCAGGGTGGTCCAG gAACGTATCAATGAGTGTGATGAGAAATGTCTTTCAGTTTTGTCAACTATTTTAGAGGCAATGGAGCCATGCAAGAATGTGGATGCTCTTCGAGCAGGAGTGTG GATACTAGCTGATCAGCAAGTCTGGAAAATTGAACGTGTTTTCACATTACAAGCTGTGATGAAATGTGTTGGAAAAGGTGCACCAATTGCTCTTAAAAGGAAACTGGAG atgaAAGCCTTGCGAGAATTAGACAGATTTTCCGATTTGAACAGCCAGCACATGTTTGAGGCCCTAGCTGCCATGAACCACCGCTCCGTTACACTTCTGAATGAATGCAGTAAGATGGTCCTAG GCAATATCCATGGGTGTCCTTTTAGAGTATTGATCAGCATATTGCAGGCATGCAGAGACCTCCGCTACCGGAATGTAGATCTTTTTAAGGGAATAGCAGATTATGTGGCTGCCACTATTGACATCTGGAAGTTAAAACAA gttctctttctcctcattttactTGAAAACCTTGGCTTCCGACATACTGACTTGATGGACTTGTTCATGAAGAAAGTGATAGATGATCCTGCCTCTCTAAACATGAAAAGCATTATCTCTATCCTTCATGTGTATTCGTCTCTCAATCACTTCCACAAATGCCAGACCCAAGA GTTACAGGAAGCTCTGGCTAGTTCCCTGACTGGTTATCTTCACCACATCTCTTCTGAAAACCTGTTGAATGCTGTGTGTTCATTTTGCTTGATGAACCATTTTCCCCTGGCCCTTATCAATCAGCTTCTCCAGAAGGACATCATCAATGAGCTGCTGACCTCAG gtGACATAGAGAGGAACACTCACAAGCTTCGTGTTTTGGCTGCTTGCCTAAAACTTGATATTTCTTGTCACAAGGCCGGAGACTTGGCGCTGCCGCCGCTGCCTTCCACCCCGTTTTATTCAAATGCGAAGGTGGCAGACGCGCTAAGTAGCCTTCTGGGAGAAGGATGCTTCCTAAAAAACGTACAGTTGCCGCATAATTATCATATCG attttgaaGTCAGAATGGATGTTAACAGGAGTCAAGTGCTTCCGTTCTCCAGTGTGGACGTGGTACCGGCTGCTGCAGATATTCAAAGGTTGCTTGCGTGTATTCAT AGTAGCTCTGCTGTGTGTTCCTAG
- the FASTKD2 gene encoding FAST kinase domain-containing protein 2, mitochondrial isoform X2 translates to MINRASSFLWNLGQFSTFVPTSRTMRLYPLGFSRLKVVFSNNSNQRNLLSDFGNRVQPSIRYLFQDALIFKSRDFKTRGISTETVLTVNKVLCPRRLSFDSKRSLVSDDGLKINFHLEASSEDVLTKETKPTPVNYRKLAQECSSLSDVLDTFSEAPTFPSSNYVSAMWTVAKRLSEDQKRAEKQLMFNHPAFSQLCEQMMREAKIMHCDHLLFSLLAVVKLGIPQNTRLVQTLLRVVQERINECDEKCLSVLSTILEAMEPCKNVDALRAGVWILADQQVWKIERVFTLQAVMKCVGKGAPIALKRKLEMKALRELDRFSDLNSQHMFEALAAMNHRSVTLLNECSKMVLGNIHGCPFRVLISILQACRDLRYRNVDLFKGIADYVAATIDIWKLKQVLFLLILLENLGFRHTDLMDLFMKKVIDDPASLNMKSIISILHVYSSLNHFHKCQTQELQEALASSLTGYLHHISSENLLNAVCSFCLMNHFPLALINQLLQKDIINELLTSGDIERNTHKLRVLAACLKLDISCHKAGDLALPPLPSTPFYSNAKVADALSSLLGEGCFLKNVQLPHNYHIDFEVRMDVNRSQVLPFSSVDVVPAAADIQSCSLSIFSTVVSPLLLPTSPEGVAFSDLCASAKADFSFSE, encoded by the exons ATGATTAACAGAGCAAGTTCCTTTTTATGGAACCTCGGACAATTTAGTACTTTTGTTCCAACAAGCAGAACTATGAGGCTATATCCTTTGGGATTTTCCAGACTAAAAGTTGTTTTTTCAAACAATTCAAACCAGAGAAACCTCTTAAGTGACTTTGGCAATAGGGTGCAGCCATCTATTAGATATCTTTTTCAGGAtgccttaatttttaaatcaagagattttaaaacaaggGGCATAAGCACTGAAACAGTCCTTACAGTTAACAAAGTGCTTTGTCCTAGAAGACTGTCCTTTGATTCAAAACGCTCTCTTGTCTCTGACGATGGATTGAAGATAAACTTTCATCTTGAGGCCTCCAGTGAAGATGTTCTCACCAAGGAAACAAAACCGACCCCTGTCAACTATAGAAAACTGGCTCAGGAGTGTAGTTCTCTGAGTGATGTGTTAGATACATTTTCAGAAGCACCTACTTTTCCCAGTAGTAACTATGTTTCAGCCATGTGGACAGTTGCCAAGAGGCTGTCTGAGGACCAGAAGCGCGCTGAGAAACAACTGATGTTTAACCACCCTGCGTTTAGCCAGCTGTGCGAACAAATGATGAGAGAAGCCAAGATCATGCACTGTGACCACCTGCTGTTCAGTCTTCTTGCTGTAGTGAAGCTGGGAATTCCTCAGAACACTCGGCTCGTACAGACTTTGCTCAGGGTGGTCCAG gAACGTATCAATGAGTGTGATGAGAAATGTCTTTCAGTTTTGTCAACTATTTTAGAGGCAATGGAGCCATGCAAGAATGTGGATGCTCTTCGAGCAGGAGTGTG GATACTAGCTGATCAGCAAGTCTGGAAAATTGAACGTGTTTTCACATTACAAGCTGTGATGAAATGTGTTGGAAAAGGTGCACCAATTGCTCTTAAAAGGAAACTGGAG atgaAAGCCTTGCGAGAATTAGACAGATTTTCCGATTTGAACAGCCAGCACATGTTTGAGGCCCTAGCTGCCATGAACCACCGCTCCGTTACACTTCTGAATGAATGCAGTAAGATGGTCCTAG GCAATATCCATGGGTGTCCTTTTAGAGTATTGATCAGCATATTGCAGGCATGCAGAGACCTCCGCTACCGGAATGTAGATCTTTTTAAGGGAATAGCAGATTATGTGGCTGCCACTATTGACATCTGGAAGTTAAAACAA gttctctttctcctcattttactTGAAAACCTTGGCTTCCGACATACTGACTTGATGGACTTGTTCATGAAGAAAGTGATAGATGATCCTGCCTCTCTAAACATGAAAAGCATTATCTCTATCCTTCATGTGTATTCGTCTCTCAATCACTTCCACAAATGCCAGACCCAAGA GTTACAGGAAGCTCTGGCTAGTTCCCTGACTGGTTATCTTCACCACATCTCTTCTGAAAACCTGTTGAATGCTGTGTGTTCATTTTGCTTGATGAACCATTTTCCCCTGGCCCTTATCAATCAGCTTCTCCAGAAGGACATCATCAATGAGCTGCTGACCTCAG gtGACATAGAGAGGAACACTCACAAGCTTCGTGTTTTGGCTGCTTGCCTAAAACTTGATATTTCTTGTCACAAGGCCGGAGACTTGGCGCTGCCGCCGCTGCCTTCCACCCCGTTTTATTCAAATGCGAAGGTGGCAGACGCGCTAAGTAGCCTTCTGGGAGAAGGATGCTTCCTAAAAAACGTACAGTTGCCGCATAATTATCATATCG attttgaaGTCAGAATGGATGTTAACAGGAGTCAAGTGCTTCCGTTCTCCAGTGTGGACGTGGTACCGGCTGCTGCAGATATTCAAAG TTGTTCCTTGTCCATCTTTTCCACTGTGGTCTCCCCTCTGCTGTTACCCACCTCCCCCGAAGGAGTGGCTTTCTCTGACCTCTGCGCCTCTGCGAaagctgatttttctttttcag AGTAG
- the FASTKD2 gene encoding FAST kinase domain-containing protein 2, mitochondrial isoform X3, which translates to MINRASSFLWNLGQFSTFVPTSRTMRLYPLGFSRLKVVFSNNSNQRNLLSDFGNRVQPSIRYLFQDALIFKSRDFKTRGISTETVLTVNKVLCPRRLSFDSKRSLVSDDGLKINFHLEASSEDVLTKETKPTPVNYRKLAQECSSLSDVLDTFSEAPTFPSSNYVSAMWTVAKRLSEDQKRAEKQLMFNHPAFSQLCEQMMREAKIMHCDHLLFSLLAVVKLGIPQNTRLVQTLLRVVQERINECDEKCLSVLSTILEAMEPCKNVDALRAGVWILADQQVWKIERVFTLQAVMKCVGKGAPIALKRKLEMKALRELDRFSDLNSQHMFEALAAMNHRSVTLLNECSKMVLGNIHGCPFRVLISILQACRDLRYRNVDLFKGIADYVAATIDIWKLKQVLFLLILLENLGFRHTDLMDLFMKKVIDDPASLNMKSIISILHVYSSLNHFHKCQTQELQEALASSLTGYLHHISSENLLNAVCSFCLMNHFPLALINQLLQKDIINELLTSGDIERNTHKLRVLAACLKLDISCHKAGDLALPPLPSTPFYSNAKVADALSSLLGEGCFLKNVQLPHNYHIDFEVRMDVNRSQVLPFSSVDVVPAAADIQRLLACIHLFLVHLFHCGLPSAVTHLPRRSGFL; encoded by the exons ATGATTAACAGAGCAAGTTCCTTTTTATGGAACCTCGGACAATTTAGTACTTTTGTTCCAACAAGCAGAACTATGAGGCTATATCCTTTGGGATTTTCCAGACTAAAAGTTGTTTTTTCAAACAATTCAAACCAGAGAAACCTCTTAAGTGACTTTGGCAATAGGGTGCAGCCATCTATTAGATATCTTTTTCAGGAtgccttaatttttaaatcaagagattttaaaacaaggGGCATAAGCACTGAAACAGTCCTTACAGTTAACAAAGTGCTTTGTCCTAGAAGACTGTCCTTTGATTCAAAACGCTCTCTTGTCTCTGACGATGGATTGAAGATAAACTTTCATCTTGAGGCCTCCAGTGAAGATGTTCTCACCAAGGAAACAAAACCGACCCCTGTCAACTATAGAAAACTGGCTCAGGAGTGTAGTTCTCTGAGTGATGTGTTAGATACATTTTCAGAAGCACCTACTTTTCCCAGTAGTAACTATGTTTCAGCCATGTGGACAGTTGCCAAGAGGCTGTCTGAGGACCAGAAGCGCGCTGAGAAACAACTGATGTTTAACCACCCTGCGTTTAGCCAGCTGTGCGAACAAATGATGAGAGAAGCCAAGATCATGCACTGTGACCACCTGCTGTTCAGTCTTCTTGCTGTAGTGAAGCTGGGAATTCCTCAGAACACTCGGCTCGTACAGACTTTGCTCAGGGTGGTCCAG gAACGTATCAATGAGTGTGATGAGAAATGTCTTTCAGTTTTGTCAACTATTTTAGAGGCAATGGAGCCATGCAAGAATGTGGATGCTCTTCGAGCAGGAGTGTG GATACTAGCTGATCAGCAAGTCTGGAAAATTGAACGTGTTTTCACATTACAAGCTGTGATGAAATGTGTTGGAAAAGGTGCACCAATTGCTCTTAAAAGGAAACTGGAG atgaAAGCCTTGCGAGAATTAGACAGATTTTCCGATTTGAACAGCCAGCACATGTTTGAGGCCCTAGCTGCCATGAACCACCGCTCCGTTACACTTCTGAATGAATGCAGTAAGATGGTCCTAG GCAATATCCATGGGTGTCCTTTTAGAGTATTGATCAGCATATTGCAGGCATGCAGAGACCTCCGCTACCGGAATGTAGATCTTTTTAAGGGAATAGCAGATTATGTGGCTGCCACTATTGACATCTGGAAGTTAAAACAA gttctctttctcctcattttactTGAAAACCTTGGCTTCCGACATACTGACTTGATGGACTTGTTCATGAAGAAAGTGATAGATGATCCTGCCTCTCTAAACATGAAAAGCATTATCTCTATCCTTCATGTGTATTCGTCTCTCAATCACTTCCACAAATGCCAGACCCAAGA GTTACAGGAAGCTCTGGCTAGTTCCCTGACTGGTTATCTTCACCACATCTCTTCTGAAAACCTGTTGAATGCTGTGTGTTCATTTTGCTTGATGAACCATTTTCCCCTGGCCCTTATCAATCAGCTTCTCCAGAAGGACATCATCAATGAGCTGCTGACCTCAG gtGACATAGAGAGGAACACTCACAAGCTTCGTGTTTTGGCTGCTTGCCTAAAACTTGATATTTCTTGTCACAAGGCCGGAGACTTGGCGCTGCCGCCGCTGCCTTCCACCCCGTTTTATTCAAATGCGAAGGTGGCAGACGCGCTAAGTAGCCTTCTGGGAGAAGGATGCTTCCTAAAAAACGTACAGTTGCCGCATAATTATCATATCG attttgaaGTCAGAATGGATGTTAACAGGAGTCAAGTGCTTCCGTTCTCCAGTGTGGACGTGGTACCGGCTGCTGCAGATATTCAAAGGTTGCTTGCGTGTATTCAT TTGTTCCTTGTCCATCTTTTCCACTGTGGTCTCCCCTCTGCTGTTACCCACCTCCCCCGAAGGAGTGGCTTTCTCTGA